aggtgGAGGAGGTTAAGGTCTTTGTTCGCGGGATGCGCGAGGAGGGAAGAGCTACGGTCTGACGAGATACTTGGGGAGTTTTGGAAGAGTGCGGGCAGGGCAGGTTTGGAGTGGTTGACTAGATTGTTTAATGTTATTTTTGAGACGGTGAAGATACCTAAGCAATGGAGGTGGAGTATGATGGTTCCTTTTTATAAGAACAAGGGTGATATTCAAAGTTGCAACAATTATAGAGGGATCGAAATTTTGCTAAGCCCTTGTATGAAAGTGTgagaaagggtggtggagatgagggtgagaaGAGCGTGTCCCGTTTCGGAGAACCGGTTCGGATTCGTGTCGGGCGCTCGACTACGAAGCCGTCCGTCTTGTGAGGGCTGGTGGAGCAATATAGGGGAGAGGAAGAAGGACACAACGCGTGGTTTTcgtcgacctagaaaaggcttacgacaaagtgCGAGAGGTTTTATGGAGATGTTTGGAGGTCGGTGTGCACAGCGTACGTTAGGGCGATCGAGGACATGTGTGGGAGCTAAGACCGAGGATAAGGACGGTggggaggagactcggagcagCCCGGTGGAGATGGGGTTGCGCCGGGGATCGGCCTCTTCGCCCATTTTTATTTGCTCTAGTGATGGATTGTCGACGCGGcgaattcaaggtgaggtgtcATGATGTATGTTAtttgcggatgacatagtcttgatcGACGAGACACGCGCGGCGGAGTGAACGCTAGGTCGGAGGTTTGGAGGCAAACTgcggagtctaaagggttcgAGTTGAGTAGGCCCAAGACGAGTACATGGAGTGCAAGTTCGGTGACGTGACACGCGAGGCACGGCGTGGAAGTGAGGATTGGTACCGAGGCCGtcgaaagaaaaagaagtttcaaatatcttaggtctattatacaagaaaatggggatattgacgatgatgtctcacatcgtattggcgcagggtggatgaaatggaggcttgcttCAGGAGtgctgtgtgataagaaggtgccaccaaaacttaagcGGAGTTCCTGAAAGTGGTTGTGAGACCGACCTTGTTGTACGGGGGCGAGTGTTGGGCGATGAAAGAGCTCTCGcgtcaaaagatgaaagttacggaaatgagaatgttgcgATGGATGCGTGGGCACGCCGGgcgagataggattaggaatgaagatatcgaGGATAAGGTTGGAGTAGCGTCGGTGGAGGACGAAGATGAGAGAAGCGAGggcgagatggtttgggcattaTGTTAGGGAGAGGCACGGATGCCCCGGTGCGGACGTGTGAGAGGTTAAGTTATGGATGGTTTCgaagaggtaggggtaggcgaaaagtattggggagagaTCTTTGAGACGGGACATGGCGCGATTCGAACTACCGAGgatatgaccttagataggaggttttggaggactcggattagggtagagaaggctagtaggtagtcttGTTTCGATCATAGTCTATTGTCCTTTTGTTTTTAACGCCTACTTATATGTTGTTTTCGTActcgattatcttatttatctatggtAGCTACGCCCTTTTTTCGCATCTTTCTATTTTGACTTATTCGCTTTCTTTAGTTTCATTTGCATTTTGCTTTGAAGCTACTTTGTGCTTATCTAACCTTTCTCGTTGTGTTTTCTCTTGGCCGAGGGTTTTTCGGAATGTGACctccctatcttccgagataggggTATGGTCTATACACTTTACTCCCCCTTGCACCCACGTGtaggatttcactgggtatgttgttgttgttgtaacatGTATTTTAGACTTCATTCTAGTCTTTGTTTCCTGCACAGTTCTCCAAATTAATTAATACTGCTTTGTCAATAGATCTTCTATGTTTGTACAATTAACTATAATCAGAGGAAGAATTTAAATCGGCCTTGGGAAAAAATCATAGCACACCATTGTTTCAATGGATATAAATTGAAGATTACAATAGAGAACAAGCATCAGCTTGGATTAAAATGCTGAAAAATGGTGTTATGTCAGGAGAGGGGTAGAGGATAATGTCCAATGAAGGAAGAGTTATTGGGCGGTGTTTGATTATGGATGTATGTCTGTGTATCAATGTACACTTACAGCtctttctcacaaaaaaaaaaaaaaattactctagaaacagaaaaataaaaatctgcTTAAGTGGCAAGTATCTAGCATAtgtagaaataaagaaaacaactTCCATATTAAACCCAGATACAAACTACCCAACGGAACCTCAAAAGTAGCATAAAGAGCAACAAGAATACCAAGCCaagaagaaacaaaggaaacacTGCTGAGTAAATAAAGACACTAAGAAAAGCAGTTAAACTGGTGCATACATGATCCAGTCTGAACTCTTGAGGTCTGTATATCATGAAGTTAAAAACTAGAAACTAAAGGTAATAAAGGAAATAGCAAGCTTAAACAACTTGACATCATAAATCTAGACTACTAACCTTGAACACGTGCAGATCCACAATCTGACTCAGACATTTTAAATTCATCTCTCACTTTTTGTAGCTCCAGTTTCATTTTTTCCCCAGATGACATGTTATCTGGGTGGAAAAACTGTTCAAAATTGTCCATAAGTTATTACAATCACTTAAATGACTGACAGTCACATTGACAATAGAAATCAGATCACTGATGCTACTAGTTGTGCTAAACGAAGTAACAAACTGAAAGAAACAATAAGGGGATAAGAAATCAAGGATGAGTCTCTGTAAATTATGACTGCAAAATCAAGACCACCATCTTTCATGctttgttttttcttgtttcGCGAAATTAAACGAAAACTGGACAAATTGATCAAGTTGATATGCAATATGACAAAAAGCAATTTAGTCTGGCTAATACATATCTTCACATGATGGTAAAGCAAATTATAGCTCATATGATTGCCTTCACCTTTTCTCTAATGCAGTTCACGATTATGTATAACATCATAGTTATTAAAATTACCAAATATCAGCAAACAAAAATATCATGTTTAGTGTTAAGGTCTGTTTGATcttttgtgtttcaaaagtcgACTTTATATTTTTAAGTCAAATGCATCTACCTTCAGATAGGAAAGACTATGCTTGCTGCACAGATTATTGTGAAGCTATTATTCTTCAGATCCCTTAAATAAATGCCTCATAGGTGATCCCGTATTCAGAAAACAAAacacttatagcctgtttggccaagcttatttttcccccaaaagtacttattttttcaataagtgcttattttaaaaaaagtgaggtgtttggccaagcttttgagagaaaataagtgcttttggggagtagcagaagcagtttttcagaagctaaaaaaatagcttttgcccaaaagcacttttttgaaaagtacttttgagaaaaatacacatagaagcactttttaaaagcttggtcaaacactaattgctgctcaaaagtactttttaaattaattggccaaataCAAACTGCTTTTagctaaaagtactttttttgaaaagtacttttgaaaaaaagtactttttaaaataagctatttttagaagcttggccaaacagactATTAGTGtcgtttggttgttgattaGAGTTATGCAGGGATTAGTTATGAGGGAgcctatgtattattttattcagGGATTAGTTATGGTGGTTTAGTTATTCAtttattagttattccatctcTTATCcagcataaaataatacataaattcccTCGTAAcctatacatgtattagttatgcaggatTCTAAATAGCTAACCGAACACCGTATTTGgtgtgtgttgaattttatacatagcaAAAAAAGGCTACCGAACATGATACAAGTTATGCAGGATTTAATACAAGCATAAATCACCTTCTAACCAGCAATCAAATGACTTAAAAACTAGTCAGTGAAGGCTGGACATCAAAGAGGTTTATCTGAAGGAGACATTTGATATTGACAATAGAATTAGTAGTAGAAAGCTTTTTTTAAATGACCAACGGGGATAACAGGTCTATCCttctacccttctccacttaaataacAGGTCGTATCCTTCTACCTTCGCCACTTGAACTATGCCCTGGAGCAGAATTAGAAGTAGCAGAATCATTTGACAGAAAGATAATTGAGAACAAAATGCTACTTGCCTTTTCAACCAAGTGTTCTTTTGGTGGATGCAACATAAAGCTTGGTGTACCACCCAGATGCCCCAAGACATCAAGTCTCTGAACTGTAAAAAATAAATGTAATTAACACTAGCTCTATATAAAAGATGATGTTCACCATCTTCTAAAAAAATACAAGTATTTGCTGCTTACAAAGAAGGAAGCACCAAATATAAATGTTGTTATAGCTTATATCAAAGAACACAAGTATTGATAAAAGCCCTCGATGCACACTGCACATATAGCTAATGAATAAGAAATCCAAGCACCACTGGCCAACTAATCAAACATACAAAAATTGCAAATATATTGCAAACACAAAAGATTACATTGACATCAGTGTGAAGACTTTGCACATTTTCCACCATcattttaagagcaaaattTAGCAAGAAATTCTTCTGCCCGTGGTATTGGGAGAAGCTCTTATGGAATTGGGTTAGAAGCTCTTATGGAATTGGTAGGAACCCAATTCCATAAGAGCTTCTCCCAATACCACGGGCAGAAGATTTTCTTGctaaattttacctttttccttttttacttaccttatcaaaaaaaaaaaatggaattggGTTCCTAGAGAAGAATCATTGGAAAAAATATACACTCACTGGATATGCATCAGAATCAATAATCAATCAATAGCCACTTTGTATGACCTCAATTAGTTCCAAATACTTATCTGTTATTTATATAATTACAATAGTGGTTGTACGGCCAGCTTTTATGCACCTCAATTATTCCACAGGGTATCTACTAAATCCTACCAGCAGAGACACCGAATAACTTAGCCCAGCTATGTTGAGGCATATAGAGGAAATCACCTAGCAATTTTTTGCTTCTGATAGGACTTGAACCCTTATCTCCCATGATTCCTATTCCACTTTATTGACCGCTAGGCCACACCTTTAGGTGTAGCTACACTAACATTgtcttttatatttatataattataatagTGGTTCTACGGTCAGCTTTTGTGCACCTCAATTTTTCCACGGGGTACCTACTAAATCCAACCAGCACAGATACCGAATAACTTAGCCCACCTATGCTTAGGCATATAAAGGAAATCATCTAGCAATTTTTTGCTTCTGATAGGATTTGAACCCTTATCTCCATGATTCCTATTCCACTTTATTGACCGCTAGGCCACACCCTTAGGTGTAGCTACGCTTACATTTCGCCTTTCACATTTATAGTGGTTGTACAACCAGCTTATGTGCACCTCAATTACTCCACGAGATACCTACTAAATCCTACCAGCCCAGACGGAATAGCTCAGCCCACCAATGCTTAGGCATATGGAAGAAATCATCTAGCGATTTTTCGCCTATGATAGGATTTTAACCCTGATCTCCCCGTGATTCTCATTCCACTTTATTAACCGCTAGGCCACACCCTTAGGTGCAGCTACACTTTGcactaaattttttatattgatAATAGCGTTGTCCGGCCAGCTTTCCAGCACCTCAATTATACTAAATCCTACCAGCACAGACACCGAATAGCTCAGCCCACCAATGCTTAGGCATAAGAAATAAATCACCTAGCAATTTTTTGCCTCTGATGCGATTTGAACCCTTGACTCCCATGATTCTCATTCCACTttattgaccactaggccacacctacacttgcatttctttcagcaatgtatacatatgtgtgtgtgtttgtgtggtGTTATTTACTAAAGCATTAAGCTTTATGCTTAAAGCTCCTATGGCACACTGCATATAATATAACTAGAAAAGTCGTAGCATCACATTAGATATACATGGTTCTACACGAATTATTCATATAATCCAACATATAAGCAAACAAGAAAATGGAAACTCACTCATTGTCTTCTTAGACTTTTGGTCATCAGGCTGACTCAATTTTTTAAGagactctttcaattctttatACACAACATCACCAATCATCGACTTGCTCTCTTTCTCCTCAGTTTCCCTTATCTTCACcaatctatccttcaactcttgCAACGAAAACCAACCCTTCTTCTCATCCTTCTTTATCGTCGGCCTCAACATTTTCAACTTCTCGCCCAATTCACCGTGACTATACGACCTAACAAACTCCGACCTCATCCCTTCTTCATAACCACCACCCTCTCTATCCGTCATCATTTCCCTCCCGAATATCGATGCGGGCAAGTTCCCATTTTCGCTCCCACCTATCAACATTCCCGATCCTGCTCCTCCTTTCACATTATCTTTATTATTCATATCAGGTCTCAACTTAAAACTATCTTTATATCGCGAAAGCGATAACGAATTAAACAACTTCCCTCTATTCTCATTCTGGCTATTGTTGTTaacattgttgttgttgaagttacgTAGGTTTTCTCGAATCCTGTTGAAGTCAACCTTTCCAGTGGTGGGGCCCGGTCTCCTGTCAACCTCAGACCTGAatatgaataaaaatgaaaagattgTCATATAAGAGCAATAAATACTGGATCATTGAAACTTGTGATATGGAATAAcgcataaatatttgtgtggctataaatcattttatttataaacCACAGACCtgacattattattattgttgagattttttttgtagAGTTCTTGAAATGAAGGGGGTGATGATGAGGTGGCACGGAGACGAAATTCAGCTAGGTTTTTGCGTATTTCATCAAAAGAAGAGGTTTTTGAAGATGGGTTTTGTGAGTTATTATTGGCTatagatgaaaaagaaaagggtttAGTTGTGTTAGGTGTTGCTTGGTTGGGTTGTTCTGATGAAGGGGTGTCATTAGGGGTTGTTTGGGAGTTTTCAAGATTGCGATTtgatgaagaagagaagaatttgGGGAAAGTGGGTTTTGGTTTTGGGCGGAGTTGAAGGAGTTTAGTGGTGGTTGCCATTGTTGTTGAGGTTTAAGGTTTTGGGGTTTtaggttttttgtttttgtcacTGGTTTTAGTGAAGATGTAGATGACGACGGCAAAatcttttcatttcttctctctttttcttgaaaaaaaaaaaaaaaaaatacaactgcATATGATTACCTCCACTGTTTCTTTTCTGATAATTGAATTTCGCGAATTATGTGGAATAATAATAGTAAAACTTACGCAAATAATTACCTTTTAATACCTTCTAACAAGTTATAGCTATAAGTTGAAGATTTACAATTCAGAATGCTTTTTATTTGTATTTCGGTTATCTGTACTCgcatttttttgaaatacagtgagatatatataaatacggcaaattgaattaaaaaaaggctatatttatggcaataaaaatctttttcaaattatacGGTAATTTGTATTAATGGTTCCATGATTCACGCAAACCTCATGAGGTTCCATTATAGCTAACGTCTCTCTATCAAAATCACTCCATTCAAAAGTTTTTTGCTAGTTTTTGTTGTATTCGGTTGTATTttgcatttttgaaatacacgaaaatataaaatttggcAAAGTAAAAATAGGCTGTATTTATGGATCATATTCGAGAAAAGGCCAcaaatagtcccttatctatgggagtaggtctaaaatggtcccttaattatatatttaccagttttagtcctttaactattcaaaaacttatcaaatttagtctccatctatttttttatacaaacagcagtacaaactcataaaccattcgagattaatcgttaaaccatTCTCGTacctatatttctctctcccgcttcttttcctcaagttccttttgtttaaaaaaaaaaaaattacaagcgGCCAAGTGTATTTCTCGAAAGCCTCTAAAATTCGAAAAGATAAACTCAGGCACAAAATTTCTGTACCCGTTCTTCTTAAATACTACTAAAAAATTGGTAAGAACCGACGGAAAAAACCGATGGATAGATGGACGgattccgtcggtttttttaataattttttttaatttttttataaagaaaacctgacggactgcgtcggttattttttgcataaaaatgcgcgaaaaaatataattatttttatattattttctaaaataaaccaaTGGAGTCCGTcggtcttttatttttattttttattttttattttttatttttttataaaaaaccgACGGAGTCGGATTCTGTCCGTTTTTAGAGCGAAAAAacagtataaattaaatcaatgtaattatatgaacaaaaaatatcagTGGTCTAGTGATAAAGCcctttaatgccaaggaacataccCGGGTTCGATTCCAAGTTCCtacatttcattctttaattttcaaaaaaaaaaaaggcgtgAGACCgtcgatttttaaaattttttttttaaacaaaaccGAGGACTGGGTTTGTACgttgtttgtataaaaaaacagacggagaccaaatttgataagtttttggatagttaaaggactaaaacagATAAAtgtatagttaagggaccattttagacctactcccatagataagggactatttatggccttttctcaaacatattctcttctttcattttaaatgataagtcaaattaaatcaaccatgtatCACGCATAACGGCTGAAGTTCCATAACAACCCacgtttctctctccaaattactccattccaaacttttagaaatacttccaaatacagaaaaatatacactcgaatacaatgaaatatggttgattgtttaagaaatataaaattgtagtatgcgtatatacaatggaatacaatgaaatgtaTCAGAAACTGTGTcgtaaattagaaatacattgaaatatagcgaaatatactgaaacagtacactgaaatatattgaaatatactgaaacagTACATTGAAATATAGCGAAATATACTGAAACACCACAACCACAAACCCTACCGAACCACCACAACAACTGGAAAAACCCTCTTCCTTTCTCCGCCGCCTTTCTTCCGATCCACCATCCTGCTTCACTCCAAAAACCCTACCGAACCACTACAACAAACTGGAAAAACCCTCCTCCTTCCTCCGCCGCCTTTCTTTGATCCACCACTGTCCTCCTCCACTCCAAAAACAATATCGAACCACCACCAAAAACCATTAATACATGAAGCATAGGGAGTTCAGATCTGAAGAACTAGAACCTTAAGGTTTTTTTCGAGTTTGGAGATGGAGATGGTAGTAATAGTGGTGGTGGCGGCTCCGGTGAAACCCACTGCTCCCTCTTTttcagatctgagtgtattctCAGATTTGGCTTCGTTCCACCACCGTCGCTGCcacctcatcatcatcaacaacaaagaTAGGTAAAGAACATCGACGGCTTTCGCGGCCAGCTTGAGTAAAGTCATGGTTGTTATTCGACTAGGAAGCAGCAATAACTTGTGTAACAACGATGTTGCTACAATTTCTACGAGCTTTAACGGTCAGTTGCCTCACGAAGTTCGGCTGAAGGAGAAGAGAGGCCGGAGATAGAGAAAGGAAGAGAGAGAGGCGGCAGTGAGGGGAAggggagagaggagagagaattttttttaggaTTTGGAGAAGATGATAAATCTTGAATGTGTAGTGAGGGAGAATAGAGAGGTACATGTATTTCAAAAGTTATGGGACCAAttatgaaatgtaattttggaaaaataaagctacaaaaattaaataaaaaataagatagttattattcataaataagtcttagaggtagTTATGGCAAGTAAATTTTCCATAATAATACGGCCTCGAGTTCACTTTACTCATCAcccttattaaaaataaatttatcaaaataattGTCTTAATTATTAGTTTTTACCTTTACCCTTACTTAATAAATATGGAGATAGACTAATACAGGGGAGAAATGATTTTTTGGCCCTTTATAATTTTCGTTTTCCAGTTTTATGACCCTTTTACaagagattttcattttttatacataaaaaatctgaaaaaaatacataagaGATCTCAAagggaattttttttctattcaaattgtaagagggcAAGAAATCTTATTTAGTGAAAAAGAGAGTTGTGTTAAATTggtataaataataaataagaaaaatttagtcaaattatcctTTTATTTAATGTTTCTTAATGAGTGTGTAAAACAAAAATGTATTATTATTTCACATAACTTGCGAAATTTAATTATCAGAAAAGAAAAGGTGGAGGTGATTATATATCTTTTACACACCCATTAAGAAACATAAACTAAAAAGATAATTTAACAAGTAATGTGGACCAGAAGAAGTACTTTTTTTGGTTTCCATGTCCCTATACCCGCATAGAAGTCGGATTATTTTAAATTCGCCCCATATAAAGCCTATTCGGGAGACTCAAAATTCAATCTCTAATTAAGGGAGAAGTAGTGATAcaagaatatgaatatgagtaaaAAGAAAAGTACTCCTATGATATTAGATAGAAGTAATAAATACTACTAATAATGTAAGAAAATTatacatttaaaaattaaagtccTTCAAATTCGTTTATGTTTTTAAAtgcttttatatttatattattaatgGATATATTGTTATTTCGTACTTCATTCTGCATACTGATGTCCAAGTATTGTATAACCATTAATCAAACACAATATTAGATATTAtaattattcttattattaattatttcttaaCACCTTTAACTGAGTATTATATTATTGTATACGAAAGGGGTATACTCTTCTTCCTTGTTTTAGCATGACTTCTTCATAActgtattttcttttcatacTTGATTTTGATAAGTGTAACTTGAACGGATGTGCCTCTCTACCTTCACAAAGTGGCAAGATTGCGTACGCACCATCCTCCCCAGATCCCATTTGTGGGATGAAACCAGACCTTTTAAAGGTTTTGTGCCAATAGGTTTCTCTCGTCTTTCAAATGGTGAATCACCCAAACCAAATCTATCTTTGCTTGGATGGGAGACGATAATCGAAGTCCGTAAATATTGACACATCTAAGTTCCCCAAATGCTCAGGAGTTCCTCTATTcaatctttttccttctttcttgttGCTAGATATCTCGTTCATACACATCTTTTATTTGTTTCCTGAGCCTCTAGTGAATTACATCAAATCTTTACTAgtggtatattgttgttgaaagtgtgaattagaattatatttttctacTTCCTTTTCACAAGACTCATCTAATATTACAGAAAAATaatctatttaaaaaaatatatgcttatctttaaatatatttattttcacaTTGTTAATTCACGAACTTTTATCTAAATTCTATATTGTATAAATGcttattttaattcaattattttttaataccACAAATCAAATTAACATTGTCTATAGCAATTTTTCcaatccttttctttccttttttagcTATACTCAACTTTATCTTTGTTGGTGGGTATTAAAGGGAGAGAACAGGCAAGCAAACtaaagtacagaaaacaaataCAAGGACTCGCTTCTGTAGCTAATTTTCATAGCAGTTTACCAGATATTTCTTTGAGGTTCGTCAATAtctctatttcttgttctttttctgGGTAATGTTCCCATGTGgtttgaaactatttttttttttcatttgattttcgTTGAATAAAGTTTTTGGCTTGCTTGTTAATTACTAGTACACTATGCCATACAATTCCTCTTTTCATTTACTTTATGTTCTTTGAACAGTAGGGGAAACTGAGTTCACAAACAGGAAGAGGTTCTTTTTAATGTGAACTATCTCCTAAAGACTGACAGACAATCTTGTATTTAtatgtttataaaaatttataattaaaaaaaggcagcccggtgcactaagcacCCCGCTATGCACAGGGtcgggaagggccggaccacaagggtctattgtacgcagccttcCATGGCTCGAACTCGTGAccctcctggtcacatggcagcaacttAACCAGTTATAATtagttttaaaacaaaattgtatTATAGGATTAAGCAGCAAGTAAAATGGTGGTTGTTAACCTTTTCAATAAACAGTGGCTATCAGATAGGGAATGAGCACTTTTTAGCGACAATTTGTAGGATTGTTAAAGTAACTACAGTTTAAGCCAGATAAAAATTTTGGCTTGTGATATAGCTTTGACTGATCCCAGCCCAAATTAAGCAAGAACTACAAATATAGGACCAGTATCCTAGTAGAGGCGGAACCAGGAATTTTAGTTTATGGATTTTAGACCACAATAGTTTTTGCTTACTGTGTTCTAAATAGATTATTTAGACATATTAAATGAATTCTTTAACACAAATATAGGGTTTGAGCCAAAACTATTGGGTTCGACCGAACCCATACCAGCATTGTGGCTccgccacaacaacaacaacaacatacccggtgtaatctcacaagtggggtctggggagggtaggatgtatgcAGATTGcggaccttacctctacctctGTGGGGCAAAGAGACTGTATCCAAAAGACCCTCCTctcaaaaggaaagaaaataaaagaaaagaaattatgttTATATTGGTCATATTTTATATTGGCCAGTGCCAGGAGATGGGAgagaagttgatggctatgggGGCTTGGAAGTTCAGTGGGGATGCGAATAGTATGTGGGATAGGGCGACCGGTTGCATTAGGAAAGCAGCTAGAGAGGTGCTTGGGGTCACGAGAGGTAGCCGTGGTAGGCACCAAGGGGATTCtttggtggaatggagaagtccaAGGGACGGTGGAAGCAAAGAATGTGGCGTATGTGGAGTTGGTAGAAAGCAAGGATGAGGAGGAGAAGAGGACGAATAGGGAAAAGTATAAGATGGCGAGGAAAGAGGCAAAGTTAGCGGTTATGGCGGCAAAAACAGCAGCTTTTGAGCGCTTGTATGCAGAACTAGAGGACAAAGGCGGGGATAAGAAGTTGTACAGGCTAGCCAAAGCAAGGAAGAGGAGAGCACGTGACCTGGATCAAGTGAcgtgcatcaaggacgaggatgGCAAAATGCGTGGAGGACGCTCATTAGACGGGGGAACGGTCATATTTTCATAAGCTTCGAACGAGGAAGgggacagagacattgtgttaGGAGATTTGGAGCACTCTGCGAGGTGCCACGATTTTGGGTATTGTAGAAGTATAAAGATTGCGGAGGTTCAAGGTGCCGTTCGCAGGATGCTCAGGGGAAGAGCGACCGGGCCTGATGAGATCCCGATGAAATTTTAGAAGAGCGCAAGTAGGGCAGGTGTGGAGTGGCTGACAaagttgtttaatgtcatttttaagaCGGTGAAAATGCTCAAAGAATAGAGGTGGAATCCGATGGTTCcgttgtacaagaacaagggtgaCATTCAGAGTTGCAATAATTATAGGGGTATCATGCTGCTAAGTCACACTATTTAAGTTTGGGAGAGGTGGTGGAGATGAAGGTGCGGAGAGACGTGTCTATTTTTgaaccagttcggattcatgcTGGGAATGAACTGACGACAGGAGCAATTCACCTTATTAGGAGACTGGTGGAGCaatatagagagagaaagagtgA
This portion of the Lycium ferocissimum isolate CSIRO_LF1 chromosome 1, AGI_CSIRO_Lferr_CH_V1, whole genome shotgun sequence genome encodes:
- the LOC132056990 gene encoding uncharacterized protein LOC132056990 isoform X2; this encodes MATTTKLLQLRPKPKPTFPKFFSSSSNRNLENSQTTPNDTPSSEQPNQATPNTTKPFSFSSIANNNSQNPSSKTSSFDEIRKNLAEFRLRATSSSPPSFQELYKKNLNNNNNVRSEVDRRPGPTTGKVDFNRIRENLRNFNNNNVNNNSQNENRGKLFNSLSLSRYKDSFKLRPDMNNKDNVKGGAGSGMLIGGSENGNLPASIFGREMMTDREGGGYEEGMRSEFVRSYSHGELGEKLKMLRPTIKKDEKKGWFSLQELKDRLVKIRETEEKESKSMIGDVVYKELKESLKKLSQPDDQKSKKTMIQRLDVLGHLGGTPSFMLHPPKEHLVEKFFHPDNMSSGEKMKLELQKVRDEFKMSESDCGSARVQG
- the LOC132056990 gene encoding uncharacterized protein LOC132056990 isoform X1, whose translation is MATTTKLLQLRPKPKPTFPKFFSSSSNRNLENSQTTPNDTPSSEQPNQATPNTTKPFSFSSIANNNSQNPSSKTSSFDEIRKNLAEFRLRATSSSPPSFQELYKKNLNNNNNVRSEVDRRPGPTTGKVDFNRIRENLRNFNNNNVNNNSQNENRGKLFNSLSLSRYKDSFKLRPDMNNKDNVKGGAGSGMLIGGSENGNLPASIFGREMMTDREGGGYEEGMRSEFVRSYSHGELGEKLKMLRPTIKKDEKKGWFSLQELKDRLVKIRETEEKESKSMIGDVVYKELKESLKKLSQPDDQKSKKTMIQRLDVLGHLGGTPSFMLHPPKEHLVEKFFHPDNMSSGEKMKLELQKVRDEFKMSESDCGSARVQVAQLTTKIKHLSTVLHKKDKHSRKGLQEMVQKRKKLLKYMRRTDWDSYCLVLSKLGLRDNPDYKF